One genomic region from Cucumis melo cultivar AY chromosome 9, USDA_Cmelo_AY_1.0, whole genome shotgun sequence encodes:
- the LOC103498565 gene encoding uncharacterized protein LOC103498565 isoform X1 yields the protein MGEEQDDSQRLKRAAAASYDYENDPRWADYWSNILIPPNMASRPDVVDHYKRKFYQRYIDPELVVEAMSSSSSTQSSRPSATSSAAPPPTNDRSRPRSSAGSTSRTSGTSASGDANPTPLRWDRQTIQFSVNAWVFIVAVLAIFPLIPKNLSHRAYRLSFMGTTCSSLYSLYSLYGKPRAWNLQALQAYFQSIIGTKDFIYFTYCITFVTSNICLKFALIPILCRSLEHVAKFLRRNFARSSLYRKYLEEPCVWVESNSTTLSILSSQAEIGLGFILIISLLSWQRNFLHTFMYWQLLKLMYHAPVTSGYHRSAWTNIGRVVSPLIYRYAPFLNTPLSMAQRWWFR from the exons CATCATACGACTACGAGAACGATCCCAGATGGGCTGATTATTGGTCCAACATTTTGATTCCTCCAAACATGGCGTCTCGCCCTGATGTTGTTGATCATTACAAGCGCAAGTTTTACCAGAGATACATC GATCCTGAACTTGTAGTAGAAGCCATGTCTTCAAGTAGTTCAACTCAGTCATCTAGACCTTCAGCAACATCTTCCGCAGCACCCCCTCCTACTAATGATCGAAGTCGACCACGAAGTTCAG CAGGATCAACTTCTAGGACTTCAGGTACATCTGCAAGTGGAGATGCTAATCCAACTCCATTGCGCTGGGATCGACAAACAATTCAGTTTTCTGTCAATGCATGG GTGTTTATTGTGGCTGTCCTGGCAATTTTCCCCCTAATACCCAAAAATCTTTCACATAGGGCATACAGGCTATCTTTTATGGGCACAACTTGTTCTTCTTTATATTCTTTGTACTCGTTGTATGGA AAGCCCAGGGCGTGGAATTTGCAAGCACTGCAAGCTTATTTCCAGTCGATAATTGGAACAAAAGATTTCATTTACTTCACCTACTGTATCACCTTTGTGACTTCAAATATTTGTCTTAAAT TTGCTTTAATTCCTATCCTATGTCGGTCACTTGAACATGTTGCAAAGTTTCTTAGGCGTAATTTTGCACGTTCATCCTTATACAG GAAATATTTGGAAGAGCCTTGCGTATGGGTGGAGTCAAATTCAACTACTCTCAGCATTCTGTCTTCGCAGGCTGAGATTGGACTTGGCTTCATTCTTATCATCTCCTTGCTCTC GTGGCAACGCAACTTCTTACATACATTCATGTACTGGCAG TTGCTAAAGCTTATGTATCATGCTCCTGTCACTTCTGGGTATCACCGTAGCGCGTGGACCAATATTGGGAGGGTTGTTTCGCCGCTTATCTACCGTTATGCCCCGTTCCTCAATACTCCACTTTCGATGGCACAAAGATGGTGGTTCAGATAG
- the LOC103498565 gene encoding uncharacterized protein LOC103498565 isoform X2 has translation MGEEQDDSQRLKRAAAASYDYENDPRWADYWSNILIPPNMASRPDVVDHYKRKFYQRYIDPELVVEAMSSSSSTQSSRPSATSSAAPPPTNDRSRPRSSGSTSRTSGTSASGDANPTPLRWDRQTIQFSVNAWVFIVAVLAIFPLIPKNLSHRAYRLSFMGTTCSSLYSLYSLYGKPRAWNLQALQAYFQSIIGTKDFIYFTYCITFVTSNICLKFALIPILCRSLEHVAKFLRRNFARSSLYRKYLEEPCVWVESNSTTLSILSSQAEIGLGFILIISLLSWQRNFLHTFMYWQLLKLMYHAPVTSGYHRSAWTNIGRVVSPLIYRYAPFLNTPLSMAQRWWFR, from the exons CATCATACGACTACGAGAACGATCCCAGATGGGCTGATTATTGGTCCAACATTTTGATTCCTCCAAACATGGCGTCTCGCCCTGATGTTGTTGATCATTACAAGCGCAAGTTTTACCAGAGATACATC GATCCTGAACTTGTAGTAGAAGCCATGTCTTCAAGTAGTTCAACTCAGTCATCTAGACCTTCAGCAACATCTTCCGCAGCACCCCCTCCTACTAATGATCGAAGTCGACCACGAAGTTCAG GATCAACTTCTAGGACTTCAGGTACATCTGCAAGTGGAGATGCTAATCCAACTCCATTGCGCTGGGATCGACAAACAATTCAGTTTTCTGTCAATGCATGG GTGTTTATTGTGGCTGTCCTGGCAATTTTCCCCCTAATACCCAAAAATCTTTCACATAGGGCATACAGGCTATCTTTTATGGGCACAACTTGTTCTTCTTTATATTCTTTGTACTCGTTGTATGGA AAGCCCAGGGCGTGGAATTTGCAAGCACTGCAAGCTTATTTCCAGTCGATAATTGGAACAAAAGATTTCATTTACTTCACCTACTGTATCACCTTTGTGACTTCAAATATTTGTCTTAAAT TTGCTTTAATTCCTATCCTATGTCGGTCACTTGAACATGTTGCAAAGTTTCTTAGGCGTAATTTTGCACGTTCATCCTTATACAG GAAATATTTGGAAGAGCCTTGCGTATGGGTGGAGTCAAATTCAACTACTCTCAGCATTCTGTCTTCGCAGGCTGAGATTGGACTTGGCTTCATTCTTATCATCTCCTTGCTCTC GTGGCAACGCAACTTCTTACATACATTCATGTACTGGCAG TTGCTAAAGCTTATGTATCATGCTCCTGTCACTTCTGGGTATCACCGTAGCGCGTGGACCAATATTGGGAGGGTTGTTTCGCCGCTTATCTACCGTTATGCCCCGTTCCTCAATACTCCACTTTCGATGGCACAAAGATGGTGGTTCAGATAG